AAATTTATAATCATGGCAAAGGCAACATTTGACCGTTCGAAACCACACTTAAATATCGGTACTATCGGACACGTGGATCACGGAAAAACTACTTTAACAGCTGCAATTACAACTGTATTGGCTTCAAAAGGTCTTTCTGAATTGAGAGATTTCGCTTCTATTGATAATGCTCCTGAAGAGAAAGAAAGAGGTATTACTATTAACACTTCTCACGTAGAGTACTCTACAGCTAACCGTCACTACGCTCACGTTGACTGTCCAGGTCACGCGGATTACGTTAAGAACATGGTAACTGGTGCTGCTCAAATGGATGGTGCTATATTAGTGGTTGCTGCTACTGATGGACCAATGCCACAAACTCGTGAACACATCTTATTAGGACGTCAGGTAGGTATTCCACGTATCGTTGTTTTCTTAAACAAAGTTGATATGGTAGATGATGAAGAGTTATTAGAATTAGTAGACATGGAAGTTCGTGATTTATTATCTTTCTATGACTATGATGGTGATAACACTCCTGTAATTCAAGGTTCTGCTTTAGGTGGATTAAACAATGAAGAGAAGTGGGTTGATTCTATTATGGAATTAATGGATGCTGTTGATTCTTGGATTGAAGAGCCAGTTCGTGAGGTTGAGAAAGATTTCTTAATGCCTATTGAAGATGTATTCTCTATTACAGGACGTGGTACAGTAGCTACAGGACGTATTGAAACTGGAGTTGCTAACACTGGAGATAGTGTTGATATTATCGGTATGGGTGCTGAGAAGTTAGCTTCTACTATTACTGGGGTTGAAATGTTCCGTAAGATTTTAGATAGAGGTGAAGCTGGAGATAACGTAGGTATCTTATTAAGAGGTATTGCAAAAGAAGATATCAAGAGAGGAATGGTAATCTGTAAGCCAGGTTCAGTAACTCCACACGATAAATTCAAAGCTGAGGTTTATATCTTGAAAAAAGAAGAAGGTGGACGTCACACTCCATTCCACAACAACTACCGTCCACAGTTCTACGTACGTACAACTGACGTAACAGGTACTATTAACTTACCTGATGGAGTTGAAATGGTAATGCCAGGTGATAACTTAACTATTACTGTAGATTTACACTCTCCAATTGCAATGAACGTAGGTTTACGTTTTGCAATCCGTGAAGGAGGTAGAACAGTAGGTGCTGGTCAGGTAACTGAAATTTTATAATCGTAAGATTATTTACTATATAAAGAGCTTGTTTTAAGCAGGCTCTTTTTTTACGGGCGTAGCTCAGTTGGTAGAGCACTGGTCTCCAAAACCAGGTGTCGGGAGTTCGAGTCTCTCCGCCCGTGCAAAATAGAAGGAATTATATTTTTTATAATTCCTTTTTTTAGCAAACAAGTCAAAAAAAGATATAAAATTATTTGCGTGTTGAATAATTTTATATCTTTGCACGACTTTTCAAGAAAATATTATGAATATTCTTAATTACATAAAAACGTCATTTTCAGAATTAAAAGATGAAATGACATGGATCTCTAAAGAAGAGGCTCAGAAATCTACTGTTGTTGTAGCTGTGTTTACTATAATATTTGCTATTGCAGTATTTTTAGTAGATCAAGGGTTTCAAAAAACATTAGAAGGTTTTTTTAATATTATAAAGTAAAGGTAAATTATGGCTGATTCTGTAAAGAAGTGGTATGTAGTAAGGGCTATTGGTGGTCAGGAAAACAAAGTGAAGAGTTATATTGAAAATGAAATTTCACGTTTAGGTTTGTCTGATTATGTAGATCAGGTATTGGTACCAACAGAAAAAGTTGTTCAAGTTCGTAACGGTAAAAAGTCAACACGTGAACGTGTTTATTTTCCAGGTTACATCATGGTAGAAGCTAATTTAACAGGAGAAGTACCTCACGTTATCAAAGCTGTTACTGGTGTTATTGGTTTTTTAGGTGAAACTAAAGGAGGTGAACCTGTACCAATGAGACAAAGTGAGATTAATAGAATGTTAGGAAAGGTTGATGAATTAACAGTTCAACCAGACAATAATATCGCGATTCCTTATACTGTTGGAGAAACTGTAAAAGTAATTGATGGACCATTTAATGGTTTTGATGGTGTGATTGAAAACATTCACGAAGAAAAGAGAAAACTTGAGGTTATGGTTAAAATCTTTGGACGTAAAACACCATTGGAGTTAAACTATATGCAAGTAGATAAAATATCATAAATAAAGAGTGTTACAAATTAATCTTATGTTAGCTTCCAACTAAAGCATAAGGTTTAATTTAATTTTATATTAAAAATGGCAAAAGAAGTAAGTAAGATTGTAAAGTTACAGGTTAAGGGAGGGCAAGCAAATCCTTCACCACCAGTAGGTCCTGCTTTAGGTGCTGCCGGGGTTAACATTATGGAGTTCTGTAAGCAGTTTAATGCTAGAACTCAAGACAAACAAGGAAAAGTTTTACCAGTTGCAATTACTGTATATTCTGATAAATCTTTCGAGTTTGTTGTTAAAACTCCTCCAGCTGCAGTTCAAATTTTAGAAGCTGCTAAACTAAAGAGCGGGTCAGGTGAACCTAACCGTAAAAAAGTTGCAAGTGTATCTTGGGATCAAGTAAGAACAATTGCAGAGGATAAAATGCCAGACTTAAATGCATTTACTGTAGAGTCGGCTATGAAGATGATTGCAGGTACTGCAAGATCTATGGGAGTAACGGTAAGCGGAGACGCTCCATTTTAATTGATAAACAAGAAAACATGGCAAAATTAACAAAAAAGCAAAAAGAAGCTCAAGCTAAGATTGACAGTTCTAAAGTTTATTCTTTGAATGAGGCATCTTCTTTAGTAAAAGAAATTACGTTAGCTAATTTTGATGCATCTGTAGATGTTGCTATTCGTTTAGGAGTTGATCCTAGAAAAGCAAATCAAATGGTACGTGGAGTTGTAACATTACCTCACGGAACAGGAAAAGATGTAAGAGTATTAGCATTAGTTACACCAGATAAGGAAGCAGAAGCTAAAGAAGCTGGTGCAGACTACGTTGGTTTAGACGAGTACTTAGCAAAAATAAAAGCAGGTTGGACAGATGTCGATGTAATCATCACTATGCCAGCTGTAATGGGGAAATTAGGTCCTTTAGGACGTGTTTTAGGACCAAGAGGTTTAATGCCAAACCCTAAGACAGGAACCGTTACTATGGATGTTAAAAAGGCAGTAGCAGAAGTTAAAGCTGGTAAAATTGACTTTAAAGTTGATAAAACTGGTATCGTACATGCTGCTATCGGAAAAGTATCTTTCGATGCTCAAAAGTTAACTGAAAATGCTAACGAATTAATTCAAACAATTATTAAGTTAAAGCCTACTGCGGCTAAAGGAACTTACATTAAGAGTGCATTTATCTCTTCTACTCAGTCTCCTTCAGTTCAGTTAGATCTTAAATCGCTTTAATTAGCTGTTAAAACTCATAAACAATGACAAGAGAAGAAAAATTTCAAGTAATTGAAGATTTAACAAGCCAATTAGCGGAGAATTCAGTAATCTATTTAGCTGATATTTCAGGATTAGATGCTACTGCAACTTCTAACTTAAGAAGAGCTTGTTTTAAAGCAGATATCAAATTATCTGTAGTGAAAAATACATTGTTAGAAAAGGCAATGGAAAAGTCTGATAAAGACTTTGGTGATTTACCATCAACTTTAAAAGGTAACACATCTGTGTTTTACGCTTCAGTAGCTAACGCTCCTGCAAAAGTAATTCAAGATTTCTTAAAGAAATCTAAAGGTGAAAAGCCTTTATTGAAAGGAGCTTACATAGCTGAAGAAGTATATGTAGGAGCTAATCAATTACCTGCTTTAGTTTCTATTAAATCTAAAGAAGAAGTTATTGGTGATATCATCACTATCTTACAGTCTCCTATTAAAAACGTTGTTTCAGCGTTGACTAATGAGGCTCGTCCAGATAGAGCTGGTGAAGCTGTAGAAGCATCTACAGAAGAAGCAGCAGAATAATTACGCGCACAAATAAATTTATAATACACCACGTTTAATAAACGTACAAAAAGAATCAAAATGGCAGAATTAAAAGATTTCGCAGAACAATTAGTTAACTTAACAGTTAAAGAAGTAAATGAATTAGCTACTATCTTAAAAGATGAGTATGGTATCGAGCCAGCTGCAGCTGTAGTTGTAGGAGGAGGAGCTGCTGAAGGTGGTGACGCTGGAGAAGCTCAAACTGAGTTTGATGTTATCTTAAAAGAAGCTGGAGCATCTAAATTAAAAGTTGTAAAAGCAGTTAAAGAATTAACTGGATTAGGATTGAAAGAAGCTAAGGAATTAGTTGATGGAACTCCATCTGCAATTAAAGAAGGTGTTTCTAAAGAAGAAGCAGAAGGAATCAAAGCTTCTTTAGAAGAAGTTGGAGCTGTAGTTGAGTTAAAGTAATTCTTTTACTACAAAACCTTATAGGTTTAGGTCTATCCCACATGGGTTAGACCTAAACCATTTTTTGCGTTTAAATAGTCCCTATTTTTACGCAACCCAAAAAGAGCTTAAAAAAAGAAAATAGAATTATTAATTCACCTAAATTTTTTCACCTTTGGCAACGAAAAATAATACAAGAGTTAACTTTGCTTCAGCCAAACTAAGTACAGAATATCCGGACTTTTTAGATATTCAGATTAAGTCTTTCCAAGACTTTTTCCAGTTGAAAACTAAGGCTGACGAAAGAAGCGATGAAGGTTTGTATAAAACTTTCATGGACAATTTTCCAATTACTGACACACGTAATAACTTTGTGTTAGAATTTTTAGACTATTTTGTAGATCCACCTAGATACTCAATTGAAGAGTGTATTGAGCGTGGTTTGACTTATAGTTTACCATTAAAGGCAAGATTAAAATTGTACTGTACAGATCCTGAACATGAGGATTTCGAAACTATTGTACAAGATGTGTATTTGGGAACTATCCCTTACATGACTAATTCGGGTACCTTTATTATTAACGGAGCTGAGCGAGTAATCGTTTCTCAGTTACACCGTTCACCAGGGGTATTCTTTGGACAATCTTTCCATGCAAACGGTACAAAATTATATTCTGCAAGAGTAATTCCTTTTAAAGGATCTTGGATAGAATTTGCTACCGATATCAATCAAGTGATGTATGCTTATATTGATAGAAAGAAAAAATTACCTGTTACTACTTTATTCCGTGCAATTGGATTTGAAAGAGATAAGGACATTTTAGAGATTTTTAACCTTGCAGAAGAAGTTAAAGTTTCTAAGTCTGGATTAAAGAAAGTATTAGGAAGAAAATTAGCTGCTCGTGTATTAAGAACTTGGTTTGAGGACTTCGTTGATGAAGATACTGGAGAAGTTGTATCTATTGAGCGTAATGAGATCGTTTTTGATCGTGATACGATTTTAGATAAAGAACATATTGATGAGATTGTTGATACTGGTGTAAAAACAATTTTATTACATAAAGAAGATAATGAAAGTGGAGATTACGCAATTATCCACAACACATTACAAAAGGATCCTACGAACTCTGAAAAAGAAGCAGTAGAGCATATCTATAGACAATTACGTAATGCTGAGCCGCCAGATGAGGAAACTGCAAGAGGAATTATTGAAAAATTATTCTTCTCTGAGCAACGTTACAACTTAGGTGAAGTAGGACGTTTTAGAATGAACAAAAAGTTAGGATTAAATGAGTCTTTAGACCAAAAAGTTTTAACTAAGAATGATATTATCACTATTATCAAGAACTTAATTGAGTTAGTTAACTCAAAAGCAGAAATTGATGATATTGACCACTTATCTAACAGACGTGTACGTACAGTAGGAGAACAATTAGCAGCTCAATTTGGAGTTGGATTGTCTCGTATGGCTCGTACTATTAGAGAAAGAATGAACGTTCGTGATAACGAAGTGTTTACACCGATTGACTTAATTAACGCGAAGACTTTATCTTCTGTAATTAACTCTTTCTTTGGAACTAACCAGTTATCTCAGTTCATGGACCAAACAAACCCGTTAGCTGAAATTACTCACAAACGTAGATTGTCTGCATTAGGACCTGGAGGTTTATCTAGAGAGAGAGCAGGATTTGAGGTTCGTGACGTTCACTATACTCACTACGGTCGTTTATGTCCTATTGAAACTCCTGAAGGTCCAAACATTGGATTGATTTCATCTTTAGCAGTATATGCAAAAGTGAACAATTTAGGGTTTATAGAAACAGCATACCACAAAGTAGATGAAGGAAAAGTTAATATTGTTGACGCTCCTACCTATTTAAGTGCTGAAGAAGAAGAAGGAATGAAGTTTGCACAATCAAACATTGATATTGCAGATGACGGACAAATCAACTTAGAAAAAGTTATTGCTCGTGAAGAGGCTGATTATCCAGTTGTAACTCCACAAGACATTGACTATATGGATGTATCTCCAAACCAGATTGCATCTATTTCTGCTTCGTTGATTCCTTTCTTAGAACATGATGATGCGAACCGTGCCTTGATGGGATCTAACATGATGCGTCAGGCAGTACCTTTATTAAGTCCAGAAGCTCCTATTGTAGGAACTGGATTAGAGCGTAGAGTTGCAAAAGATTCAAGAATCTTAATCAACGCAGAAGGAACTGGTGAGGTTATTTATGTAGATGCTAACAAGATTACCATTCGTTATGAAAGAACTGAAGAAGAAGCTTCTGTAAGTTTTGATTCAAACGAAATTAGCTACAACTTAATTAAGTTTAGAAAAACCAACCAAGGAACTTCTATCAACTTAAAGCCAATTGTAAAAGTTGGTGATACTGTTGAAGAAGGACAAGTATTGTGTGAAGGATATGCTACTCAAAAAGGTGAATTAGCCTTAGGACGTAACATGAAAGTAGCCTTTATGCCTTGGCAAGGATATAACTTTGAGGATGCGATTGTGATTTCTGAAAAAGTTGTAAGAGAAGATATATTTACTTCTATCCACATTGATGAGTACTCTTTAGATGTAAGAGATACAAAATTAGGAGCAGAAGAATTAACCAATGATATCCCTAACGTTTCTGAAGAGGCTACAAAAGACTTAGATGAAAACGGAATGATTCGTATTGGTGCTGAAGTGAAGCCTGGTGATATTTTAATTGGTAAGATTACTCCTAAAGGAGAGTCAGATCCAACACCTGAAGAAAAATTATTACGTGCTATCTTTGGAGACAAAGCTGGTGATGTAAAAGATGCTTCTTTAAAAGCTTCTCCATCATTAAGAGGAGTTGTTATTGGTAAGAAATTGTTTAAGAAAGCTGTTAAGGATAAATCTAAGAGAGTTAGAGATAAAGAGCAAATAGAGGCTTTAGAAGCACAATTTACTCATGACTTTGAATCTTTAAAAGATAGTTTAATAGACAAGTTGTTTACTTTAATTTCTGGTAAAACATCTCAAGGTGTTCAGAATGATTTAGGAGAAGAAGTATTCCCTAAAGGTAAAAAGTATACTTTAAAAATGTTAAACTCTGTTACAGACTTTACACATTTAACTAAAGGAGCTTGGACTACAGATGATCACTTAAACAACTTAGTTGCTGAATTAATTCACAATTATAAAATTAAAGTTAGCGATTTACAAGGAGCATTAAGACGTAAGAAATTTGCCATTACTATTGGAGATGAATTACCAGCAGGTGTCTTGAAATTAGCTAAAGTTTATATTGCTAAGAAACGTAAGTTAAAAGTAGGAGATAAGATGGCAGGACGTCACGGTAACAAAGGTATTGTTGCTCGTATTGTACGTCAAGAAGAAATGCCTTTCTTAGAAGATGGAACACCAGTAGATATCGTATTGAATCCATTAGGGGTACCATCTCGTATGAACATTGGACAGATTTATGAAACTGTTTTAGGATGGGCAGGTCAAAAATTAGATCAAACGTATGCAACACCAATTTTTGATGGAGCTAAATTAGATCAAATTAACACCTTAACTGATGAGGCAGGAATTCCAAGATTTGGACATACTTACTTATACGACGGAGGAACAGGAGAACGTTTTGACCAACCAGCAACTGTAGGTATTATCTACATGATTAAGTTAGGTCACATGATTGATGATAAGATGCACGCGCGTTCTATTGGACCATACTCTTTAATTACTCAACAGCCATTAGGAGGTAAAGCTCAATTTGGAGGTCAGCGTTTTGGAGAGATGGAAGTATGGGCATTAGAAGCTTATGGAGCATCTAGTATCTTACGTGAAATTTTAACTGTGAAATCTGATGATGTTATTGGTAGAGCGAAAACTTACGAGGCAATCGTAAAAGGAGAACCAATGCCAGAACCAGGTTTACCAGAATCTTTCAACGTATTAATGCACGAATTGAAAGGTTTAGGATTAGACGTAAGATTAGAAGAATAACTAGAGTATTAAGTAAAGAGTACAAAGTAGTGAGTATAAAAACTTCATACTTTGTACTTAGTACTAAAGACTAAAAAAGAAATCATGGCAAGAAATAACGATAAAAACCCAACACAAAAGAGATTTGAAAAAATTTCTATTGGTTTGGCATCACCAGAGTCTATTTTAGAGGCTTCTCACGGTGAAGTTTTAAAACCAGAAACAATCAACTACCGTACACACAAACCAGAAAGAGATGGTTTGTTTTGTGAGCGTATCTTTGGACCTATAAAAGATTTTGAATGTGCTTGTGGAAAGTACAAGAGAATTCGTTACAAAGGTATTGTATGTGATCGTTGTGGTGTAGAGGTTACAGAAAAGAAAGTACGTAGAGATAGAGTAGGACACATTAACTTAGTGGTGCCTATTGCTCACATTTGGTACTTTAGATCATTACCTAACAAAATGGGATACCTTTTAGGATTACCATCTAAAAAGTTAGATATGATTATTTACTACGAAAGATACGTAGTAATTCAACCAGGTAATGCAACTCAATTAGATGGAACTCCATTACAAAAAATGGATTTCTTAACTGAAGAGGAGTATTTAGATATTTTAGAAACTGTTCCATTGGAAAATAGATACTTGGATGATGATGATCCAAATAAATTTATTGCCAAAATGGGAGCTGAGTGTTTAATAGAGTTATTAGATCGTATTGATTTAGAGACTTTATCTTATGAATTAAGACACAAAGCAAACACAGAAACTTCTAAGCAACGTAAGACAGAGGCTTTAAAGCGTTTGAATGTTGTAGAAGCTTTCCGTGAATCTCAAAAAAACAGAGAGAACAACCCATCATGGATGATTTTAAAGGCTATTCCGGTGATTCCACCAGAATTACGTCCTTTGGTACCATTAGATGGAGGTCGTTTTGCTACTTCTGATTTAAATGATTTATACCGTAGAGTAATTATCCGTAACAACCGTTTAAAGCGTTTGGTAGAAATTCAGGCTCCTGAAGTTATTTTACGTAACGAAAAGCGTATGTTACAAGAATCTGTAGATTCATTATTTGATAATACTCGTAAGTCATCAGCAGTAAAAACTGAATCTAACAGACCATTAAAATCTTTATCAGATTCATTAAAAGGTAAACAAGGTCGTTTCCGTCAAAACTTACTTGGTAAGCGTGTGGATTATTCTGCTCGTTCGGTAATTGTTGTTGGACCAACTTTGAAATTATCTGAGTGTGGTATCCCTAAAGATATGGCAGCTGAATTATACAAACCATTTATCATCCGTAAGTTGATTGAGCGTGGAGTTGTAAAAACAGTTAAATCTGCTAAGAAAATTATAGACAAAAAAGAGCCTGTAGTTTGGGATATTTTAGAAAATGTAATTAAAGGACACCCAGTTTTATTAAACCGTGCCCCTACGTTACACCGTTTAGGGATCCAAGCATTCCAACCTAAGTTAATTGAAGGAAAAGCAATCCAATTACACCCATTAGTATGTTCGGCATTTAACGCCGATTTTGATGGGGATCAGATGGCGGTTCACTTACCATTAGGTCCAGAAGCTATTTTGGAAGCTCAAATGTTATTATTAGGTTCTCACTCTATCTTAAACCCAGCGAACGGTGCTCCTATTACAGTACCTTCTCAGGATATGGTACTAGGTCTTTACTATATGACCAAGTTACGTGTTACTGATGATAAGCATGTGGTAAAAGGAGAAGGATTAACTTTTTACTCTCCTGAAGAAGTTACTATTGCTTTTAACGAAAAAGCAGTTGAACTAAACGCAGGGATTAAAGTTAGAACTCAAGATATTGATGAAAACGGAAATCAAGTAACAAGAATTATAGAAACTACTGTTGGTAGAGTATTGTTTAACGAACATGTACCAGCAGAAGCAGGATATATCAACGAGGTATTAACTAAGAAATCTTTACGTGGAATTATCGCAAAAGTTTTAAAAGCGACAGATATTCCTACAACAGGAAAGTTCTTAGATAATATTAAAGACATGGGATTCAAATTTGCCTTTAGAGGTGGATTATCATTCTCATTAGGAGATATTATTATTCCTGCAGAAAAGAAGCAAATGATTGCTGATGCCAATGTTGAAGTGGATGTAATTATCCAAAACTATAACATGGGTATGTTAACGAATAAAGAACGTTATAACCAGGTGATTGATATTTGGGGATCTACAAACAACCAATTGACAGAATTGTCTATGAAGCGTTTGAGAGAAGATCAACAAGGATTTAACTCAGTGTTTATGATGCTTGATTCTGGAGCCCGTGGTTCTAAGGAGCAAATTCGTCAGTTAACAGGTATGCGTGGATTGATGGCGAAGCCTAAAAAATCTACTTCATCAGGAGGAGAAATTATTGAAAACCCAATTTTATCTAACTTTAAGGAAGGTTTATCAATTTTAGAGTACTTTATTTCTACGCACGGTGCACGTAAAGGTCTTGCCGATACAGCCTTAAAAACAGCCGATGCAGGATATTTAACACGTCGTTTAGTAGATGTTGCACAAGATGTAATTATCAACGAATTTGACTGTGGTACTTTAAGAGGATTAGAAGTTTCTGCATTAAAGAAAAATGATGAGATTGTTGAAGCATTAAACGAACGTATTGTAGGTCGTGTTGCTTTACACGATGTTAAGGATCCAGTAAATCACGAAGTGTTGGTAACAGCAGGATCGGAAATTACTGAAGAATTAGCTGCTATTATAGAAGAGTCAGGATTAGATTCAGTTGAAGTGCGTTCTGCATTAACATGTGAGTCTAAGAGAGGTATCTGTTCTAAGTGTTACGGACAATCAATGTCTACACGTGATATGGTTCAAATAGGAGAGTCTGTAGGAGTTATTGCTGCACAGTCTATTGGAGAACCTGGTACACAGTTAACATTACGTACGTTCCACGTTGGAGGGGTTGCCGGAAACATTTCTGAAGACAATAAATTAACTGCTAAATTTAGTGGTAAATTAGTGATTGATGATTTAGTAACTGTACCTGGTAAGAATCCACAAGGAGAACCAGTTGAGATTGTAATTTCTCGTACTGCAGAAGCTAAGATTTTAGATGATAAGATAGGTACTGTATTAAGTAATACTGTAATTCCTTATGGTTCTTACATCTTTGTAAATGGTCAAGAAACTATTAATAAAGGAGATGCTATCTGTCAATGGGATCCATTTAACGGAGTTATCGTGTCTGAGTTTGGAGGTAAAATTGCCTTTGAAGATTTAGAGCAAGGTGTTAACTATTCTGTAGAAATTGATGAACAAACAGGTTTCCAAGAAAAAGTAATTATTGAATCTAAAGACAAGAAGAAAATTCCTGCTTTATTAATTCAAGATCTTGATGGAAACACTTTAAGATCATACTCTTTACCTTTAGGAGCTCACTTAATGGTAAGCAATGGTGAAGAAATTGAAACAGGTAAAACGTTAGTTAAGATTCCTCGTAAATCAGGTAAAGCTGGGGATATTACAGGAGGTTTACCTCGTGTAACAGAGTTATTTGAAGCACGTAACCCATCTAACCCAGCAGTAGTTGCTGAAACTGATGGTGTGGTATCTTTTGGTAAAATTAAGCGTGGTAACCGTGAGATTATTGTTGAGTCTAAGTTTGGAGATATTAAGAAATACTTAATTAAGTTATCTAACCAAATCTTAGTACAAGAGAATGATTACGTAAAAGCGGGTATGCCTTTATCTGATGGTTCTGTTACTCCAGAAGATATCTTGAGAATTCAAGGTCCTTCTAAAGTACAAGAGTACATTGTAAACGAAATTCAAGAAGTATATCGTTTACAAGGGGTAAGAATTAACGATAAGCATTACGAGGTTGTAGTTCGTCAAATGATGCGTAAAGTTAGAATTATTGATTCTGGAGATACTCTATTCTTAGAGAACTCTTTAGTACATAAGAATGACTTTATTGAGAAGAATGATGAGATCTACGGTATGAAAGTAGTAGAAGATGCTGGTGCATCTGATGTATTAAAACCAGGTCAAATTATTACTGCTCGTCAATTAAGAGATGAAAACTCAAGATTGAAGCGTGAGGATAAAGCTGAAGTAGTTGCAAGAGATGCTAGACCGGCAACGGCAGAGCAAATTTTACAAGGAATTACTAGAGCTTCTTTACAAACTAAGTCGTTTATCTCTGCAGCATCGTTCCAGGAAACAACTAAGGTGTTAAATGAAGCAGCTGTAAGCGGTAAAGTAGATTACTTAGAAGGATTAAAAGAAAACGTTATTGTTGGTAAAAAGATTCCTGCTGGTACAGGAATGAGAGCTTACAACAATGTTATTGTAGGTCCTAAAGAGGAAATAGAAGAAAGTTTTGAGGCATAGTCTTTAAAATAAATTCATATAAAAGAAAACGGATTCCATTTGGAATCCGTTTTTTTTGCTCTATAAATATATTACTTTAGTAGCTACATTAATTAATACGAGAAATGGAAGGATCTAAAGAAAAAGAAGGAAACATCAATATAGAGCTAACACCAGAAGTTGCAGAAGGAACTTATTCTAATTTGGCAATCATCAATCATTCAAACTCAGAGTTTGTAGTAGATTTTGTAAACATTATGCCAGGTGTACCTAAAGCCAAAGTAAAGTCTAGAATTGTTTTAACTCCACAGCATGCTAAACGTTTGGCACAGGCTTTAATAGATAATATCAAACGTTTTGAATCTCAAGTTGGAGAAATTAAAGAATTTGAACAACAAGATTATCCAATAAATTTTGGACCTGTAGGTGAAGCTTAAATTCTAAAAAGAGTAAGTTTTATGTTATTTCTTTTTTTAGGAAGTATAATACAAAAGCAAATTTTACAAAGAGGAATGGTTTATTTATCATTCCTCTTTTTTGTGATTTGTTAATCCTACAAGGATAAACTCTATCAATAAGAAATAAGCATTCATAATTTATATAAAATGAACCTTAATTTATATTATAGACTTATAATGGTGGTTAAATTTGAAGTATAAAATATGATGAATATGAAATATACCAAATTATGCCTTTCAGTATTTTCTTTAGCTATTTTGTTTAGTTCTGCCACTGTGGTTGCTAATCAAAAAGAGAATACGTCAATACAAATTGTTCAAAAAGAATTTATCTCGGTAAATACGCTTACTGATTTTAAAAAATA
Above is a genomic segment from Wenyingzhuangia fucanilytica containing:
- the tuf gene encoding elongation factor Tu, with amino-acid sequence MAKATFDRSKPHLNIGTIGHVDHGKTTLTAAITTVLASKGLSELRDFASIDNAPEEKERGITINTSHVEYSTANRHYAHVDCPGHADYVKNMVTGAAQMDGAILVVAATDGPMPQTREHILLGRQVGIPRIVVFLNKVDMVDDEELLELVDMEVRDLLSFYDYDGDNTPVIQGSALGGLNNEEKWVDSIMELMDAVDSWIEEPVREVEKDFLMPIEDVFSITGRGTVATGRIETGVANTGDSVDIIGMGAEKLASTITGVEMFRKILDRGEAGDNVGILLRGIAKEDIKRGMVICKPGSVTPHDKFKAEVYILKKEEGGRHTPFHNNYRPQFYVRTTDVTGTINLPDGVEMVMPGDNLTITVDLHSPIAMNVGLRFAIREGGRTVGAGQVTEIL
- the secE gene encoding preprotein translocase subunit SecE, which produces MNILNYIKTSFSELKDEMTWISKEEAQKSTVVVAVFTIIFAIAVFLVDQGFQKTLEGFFNIIK
- the nusG gene encoding transcription termination/antitermination protein NusG is translated as MADSVKKWYVVRAIGGQENKVKSYIENEISRLGLSDYVDQVLVPTEKVVQVRNGKKSTRERVYFPGYIMVEANLTGEVPHVIKAVTGVIGFLGETKGGEPVPMRQSEINRMLGKVDELTVQPDNNIAIPYTVGETVKVIDGPFNGFDGVIENIHEEKRKLEVMVKIFGRKTPLELNYMQVDKIS
- the rplK gene encoding 50S ribosomal protein L11 codes for the protein MAKEVSKIVKLQVKGGQANPSPPVGPALGAAGVNIMEFCKQFNARTQDKQGKVLPVAITVYSDKSFEFVVKTPPAAVQILEAAKLKSGSGEPNRKKVASVSWDQVRTIAEDKMPDLNAFTVESAMKMIAGTARSMGVTVSGDAPF
- the rplA gene encoding 50S ribosomal protein L1 — translated: MAKLTKKQKEAQAKIDSSKVYSLNEASSLVKEITLANFDASVDVAIRLGVDPRKANQMVRGVVTLPHGTGKDVRVLALVTPDKEAEAKEAGADYVGLDEYLAKIKAGWTDVDVIITMPAVMGKLGPLGRVLGPRGLMPNPKTGTVTMDVKKAVAEVKAGKIDFKVDKTGIVHAAIGKVSFDAQKLTENANELIQTIIKLKPTAAKGTYIKSAFISSTQSPSVQLDLKSL
- the rplJ gene encoding 50S ribosomal protein L10, with the translated sequence MTREEKFQVIEDLTSQLAENSVIYLADISGLDATATSNLRRACFKADIKLSVVKNTLLEKAMEKSDKDFGDLPSTLKGNTSVFYASVANAPAKVIQDFLKKSKGEKPLLKGAYIAEEVYVGANQLPALVSIKSKEEVIGDIITILQSPIKNVVSALTNEARPDRAGEAVEASTEEAAE
- the rplL gene encoding 50S ribosomal protein L7/L12, which produces MAELKDFAEQLVNLTVKEVNELATILKDEYGIEPAAAVVVGGGAAEGGDAGEAQTEFDVILKEAGASKLKVVKAVKELTGLGLKEAKELVDGTPSAIKEGVSKEEAEGIKASLEEVGAVVELK